Genomic DNA from Acidimicrobiales bacterium:
CGTCGGATCTTCGACTCGAGGTCAGCGGGCCCTGCCTCCGTATCCATTCCCAACATGGAGGAGAGGTATCCCTTGATCCGAGACAGCAAGCTTGCACGCCTGCTCGCTTTGGTCTTCGCGTTCTCACTGGTCGCCGCAGCGTGCGGTGGTAGTGACAGCGAAGGCGCCGGCGACAGCGAAGGTGCGACAGACACCACCGAGGCCATGGAGGAGGTGACCACCACCGCTCCGCCGGCTCCGACCGAGGAGGGCGGTTCGGGTGGCACGCTCATCTGGGCACACGAACAAGAGCCCGGCGACATGCACCTTGACGATCCGGGCAACAACCTGTCGATCACGTCGTGGATCCGCCGCGCGCTGCTCGAGGGCTTCTACGGCGTGTCCGGCGCCACCGAGTTCTATCCCGAGATCCTCGCCGAAGAGGGCGAGGTCGTTGCCAACGACGACGGCACCTACACGATCAACTTCGTGCTGCGTGATGGTCTGATGTGGTCCAACGGTGATCCCATGACCACCGCCGATGTGCTCTACACCTGGGACATCTGGAAGGAGGGTTGTGACATGGAAGACGACGGCACCATCGGTGACGGCACCAACTGTGTCTACCTCTCCGGCGACCGCACCGGTCTCGACCTCATCAGCGACGTGACCGCCACGAGCGACACCGAGATGAGCATGACCTTCGTGCAGTTCTTCGCCGGCTGGAAGGCCCTGTTCGACGAGATCTACCACCCGTCGTTCGGCGCTGATGCTGCCGAGGTCAACGAGAACCTGCGCGAGTGGATGAATGCCGACGGTCCGCTGGTGTCGGCTGGTCCGATGATCTTCGACAGCTGGGAACGCGGCGTGTCGATGAACCTCGTTCGCAACGACAACTACCACGGCTCGAACAGCCCCGACGCTCGCAACAAGGGCGTCGCCTATGTCGACGGCGTGCAGATCAACTGGGTCACCGACACCGATGCGCAGATCAATGCGCTGAAGGCTGGCGAGGCCCAGATCATCATGACCCAGCCGCAGCTCGCCTTCGGTGAGCGTCTGGCCACCGACGAGAACTTCACCGTCGCTTCGACCGCTGGTCCGGTCTACGAGCACTGGGGCCTCAACACCCTGAACGTGCACCTGGCCGACCCGCTGGTGCGTGAAGCCCTCGCCTACGGCATCGACAAGCACGAGGTCATGGAGGGTCTGTACACCCCGCTGTTCGGTGATGCGCTGCCGGCCGCCGGTCTCGGCAACACCTACTGGATGTCGAACCAGGGCCCGTACGAGGATCACCAGACCGAGTACGACGGCAAGCAGGTCGACATGGCCAAGGCCAAGCTCGAAGAGGCCGGCTACGTCGCCGGTGACGATGGCATCTACGAGCATCCCGAGCGTGGCCGCCTGACCCTGCGGGTCGGCACCACCGGTGGCAACGCCCTGCGTGAGCTGCAGCAGCAGCTGATCCAGGCCCAGCTCAAGGAGTCGGGCATCGAGATCGAGATCGACAACGTCGACGGTGGCGCCTACTTCGGTGAGCGTCCGTTCTCCGATGAGGCACTGCTCGCCGCCAACACCGGCGGCGCCGAGGGCGACCCCACCATCTGGGACATCGCGCAGTTCGCCTGGGTCGGTGGCCCGTGGCCCGGCGGTACCTCGCCGAACTACCTCACCGCCAGCGGCAACAACATCTACGCCTTCAGCAATGAGGCCTTCGATGAGGCTGCTCCGGCCTGTGACGCCACCGTCGATGACGACGAGCGTGCGACCTGCTACAACGACCTCGACCTGTACGCCACCACCCTCGAAAAGGGTGATGACGGCCTGTTCGTGATCCCGCTGACCCAGAAGCCTTCGTTCTACGGCTATCTGAGCAGCCAGCTTTCCGGTGCGGGCGTTGCTCCCGACGCCAACGATGCTGGTCCGTTGACCA
This window encodes:
- a CDS encoding ABC transporter substrate-binding protein, coding for MIRDSKLARLLALVFAFSLVAAACGGSDSEGAGDSEGATDTTEAMEEVTTTAPPAPTEEGGSGGTLIWAHEQEPGDMHLDDPGNNLSITSWIRRALLEGFYGVSGATEFYPEILAEEGEVVANDDGTYTINFVLRDGLMWSNGDPMTTADVLYTWDIWKEGCDMEDDGTIGDGTNCVYLSGDRTGLDLISDVTATSDTEMSMTFVQFFAGWKALFDEIYHPSFGADAAEVNENLREWMNADGPLVSAGPMIFDSWERGVSMNLVRNDNYHGSNSPDARNKGVAYVDGVQINWVTDTDAQINALKAGEAQIIMTQPQLAFGERLATDENFTVASTAGPVYEHWGLNTLNVHLADPLVREALAYGIDKHEVMEGLYTPLFGDALPAAGLGNTYWMSNQGPYEDHQTEYDGKQVDMAKAKLEEAGYVAGDDGIYEHPERGRLTLRVGTTGGNALRELQQQLIQAQLKESGIEIEIDNVDGGAYFGERPFSDEALLAANTGGAEGDPTIWDIAQFAWVGGPWPGGTSPNYLTASGNNIYAFSNEAFDEAAPACDATVDDDERATCYNDLDLYATTLEKGDDGLFVIPLTQKPSFYGYLSSQLSGAGVAPDANDAGPLTNVVDFQFAG